The Flavipsychrobacter sp. genome contains the following window.
CGTAGTATTGCCCCAGTAGGGATGCAATATGCTGCTTCACTTTTGCTTTGCATCCACCTTAGATTTGTGGGTCGTGGGTTCGACTCCCACTACTAATGCGTTTAGTATAACTCAGTTGGTAGAGTAACAAATCCCTTTATGTGCAGGTTCGAATCCTGCCTTATGGCTTAACACCATATGTAGTTCAATGGTAGAACAATCGGGCACAATTTAGGTTTGTGATGACGGAAGCTGGTCACTTCTAAAAATGACCGCAGTAAAGAGGCAGAGCAGATATCGGTTTTATCCTTCAGTACGGAGAGTAAAACAGTCTGAACAGAGCCTTGAGGTTCGGGATACCGTACTGGCAAGTTGGGTTACTTTCTTGCGTGCATCTTATAAAGTTCTACTACAGAACTCACTTATAAAGACATAGCGCACAAACTAACACAATACGCTTTTACTAAACGATACACTCCGTTTTGTAAAGATGATCGAACCTCTGCTTCTTTTTTAAATGATAAAGGAACAAGTATAAACCTTAAAATAAAATGTTATGAAAAAGGTAAGAATCAATGTTGGAAATGTAGGATTAGTCTTTAAAAATGGCGACTACAAACGAGTGATCGCAGCAGGAGCACACTGGCTAAGCTTTGGCGAAAGTGTAGAGGTATATGATATGACCAAACGTTTTGTAAGCGCTATAGACTTGAACATATTACTAGAAGACGATACCTTGGCTAGCATGCTTAATATCGTAAATGTGAAAGACAATGAGCTTGCCTTAAGGTTTGATGAAGGAAACCTAAAAGAGGTTTTGATAGCAGGTAAGTATGTCTACTGGAAAAGTATTAGAAATTATACGTTCACAAAAGTCGATTTAACTAACATCGAAATATCTGACACTTTAGATAAGAGTATTGTGAATAGCCCTTTGTTGGTTAACTATATAAGAATATGTGTTATCGCATCTTACGAGAAGGGATTGTTACTTGTTGACAATAAGTTTCAAAAAGAACTAAGCAGCGGCAGATACCTATTTTGGAAGAATGCTACAACAGTAGCTGTGGAGAAAGTAGACTTGAGACGCACAAGGATGGAAATCTCTAGCCAAGAGATCTTGACTAAAGACAAAGCTGCTATAAGAATCAACTTTGAAGCGCAATACAGAGTAACAGACATCAACAAAGCATTGGTAGAAAACAAAGGCTTTGAGAAACAACTATACGTTGCTATACAAATGATAGTAAGAGCTTATACCAGTACGTTGACACTAGACGAATTGCTAGAGCAAAAAGATGAAATAAGCATTGCTATCCAAAAAGCGGCAGAAACAAAAGCAGCCGATTTAGGTGTTGAGGTGAGCAACTGCGGTATCAAAGACATCATCTTACCTGGGGATGTAAAGGACATAATGAACCAAGTATTGATAGCACAGAAAAAGGCACAAGCCAATGTGATATCAAGAAGAGAAGAAACAGCATCTGCAAGAAGCCAATTGAACACCGCTAAAATGATGGAGGAAAACCCAATGTTGTTTAAGCTGAAAGAGATGGAATATGTAGCAGAAATCGCAGAGCGTATCAATAACATATCTCTTTCTGGAGGCAACCAGATAATAGATCAAATGAAAACACTTTTTAGCTAAGGGATGCCGGGGGTGCAATAGGGCACTCCCGAATATTCCGAACTTTAAAAACTAACAACATGACACTTAAAGGAACAGATATAATAGCACTAGGCTACGAAGAAGGTGAAGTAGTAGGAACAGTGTTGCAAA
Protein-coding sequences here:
- a CDS encoding slipin family protein, coding for MKKVRINVGNVGLVFKNGDYKRVIAAGAHWLSFGESVEVYDMTKRFVSAIDLNILLEDDTLASMLNIVNVKDNELALRFDEGNLKEVLIAGKYVYWKSIRNYTFTKVDLTNIEISDTLDKSIVNSPLLVNYIRICVIASYEKGLLLVDNKFQKELSSGRYLFWKNATTVAVEKVDLRRTRMEISSQEILTKDKAAIRINFEAQYRVTDINKALVENKGFEKQLYVAIQMIVRAYTSTLTLDELLEQKDEISIAIQKAAETKAADLGVEVSNCGIKDIILPGDVKDIMNQVLIAQKKAQANVISRREETASARSQLNTAKMMEENPMLFKLKEMEYVAEIAERINNISLSGGNQIIDQMKTLFS